The nucleotide sequence TCCTTCAAATACACCCGAAAGAAATGTTACCTCATCGGCTTCTTTCCGTGGTGTAGTGATTTTGGACTGTCCGGGCTTGCGCCTGTTCAGTTCATTCTGAATAAACGTCATGTCCAGTTCAATGCCTGCGGGACAACCGTCGATAACTCCGCCAATGCCTGCTCCGTGCGATTCTCCGAACGAAGTTAACCTGAATAAATTTCCGAAAGAGTTCATCATAATCAGTAGTATGAAAATTAAAAAGGGCAGCCTTGCGGTTGCCCTTTCGTTACTATTTCTTAATTAGTGACAGCCGCAACCGCTTCCGCAACCACAACCGCTTTCTTCTTTTTCTTCCGAGCCACATCCGCAACCGCTTCCGCAACCTTCGCCATCGCTTCCGCAACTGCAACCACCTGCAGGAGCAAGTAATTTGGCAAGTTCTTCGGCAGTTGGTTCGTGTACGTCAAGTACTTCACCTGTAAAGTGTAAAGTTTCACCTGCAAGCGGATGATTGAAGTCCATTTTAATGGTTTCTTCTCCAACTTCAAGTACAGAACCGTTCAAACGGTTTCCGTTTGAATCCATCATAGGAACAGTATTGCCTTCCTGAATCATTTCGTCGTCGAATTTGCCATCTACTTCGAAGATATGTTTTGGAAGATCAAGAACGTGTTCATCATCATATTCGCCATAGGCATCGGCAGGAGACAGAGAAAAGTCAAACTTTCCGCCAACTTCCAGACCAGCTAAAGCTTTTTCGAATGCAGGGAGCATGGAGTCCGTGCCAAAAATAAAGCTAAGAGGGGCTTCAACAGATGCTCTTTCCATCAATTCCTGTTCTCCGCCTTCACCAACGTTCAGGTCGTAAGTAACCGAAACGAACTTATTTGCTGCAATTTTCATTTGTTTTTATTTTAATGTATATTGAAAAAATGTTTGCAAAGATACTAAATTATTTTTGTTCAACCGCTTTCTTTAATCGGTTCAGTGACTCTTCTATAACAGAACGGGGGCAGCCAATGTTCAAACGCATAAAACCTTCTCCTTCTTTTCCAAATATAGACCCATCGTTCAACGCAAGACCCGCCTTGTCGCGGAAGAGTTTTACAAGTTCAGACTGCGATAAGCCAAGTTCTTTGCAATCCAGCCAGATCAAAAATGAGGCCTGTGGCTCGTAGGCCTTTATTTTAGGGAGTTTCGTTTTTAAGAAAGTATCTACAAAACGAACATTTTCCATTATATAAGTGCGCATTTGTTGCAACCATTCTGCCCCGTAAGAATAGGCGGCTGTAGTGGCTTCGTACGCAAAAATAGTACCGTCATTAAATTCTCCGGCTTCCAGAAAAGAGTAAAATTTCTCTCTTATGGCTTTATTCGGGACAATAGCGTACGAGGTTACGATTCCTGCAATATTAAATGTTTTGCTTGGAGCCATAAATGTGATAGAGTTGTTTGCGGCTGCTTCCGAAGCTACGGCAAACGGGTGGTGTGGGGATTGAGGGTACGTAAGCTCTGCATGAATTTCGTCCGATATTATCAATACGCCATGCTTTGCACATAGATCGGCCAGCTTGGCTAACGTTTCATTGTCCCATACAATTCCGGCTGGATTATGAGGATTACATAAAATAAGCACTTTGCACCCGTCAATAACAGATTCCAGCTGATCGAAATCCATTTTGTATATCCCGTCAACTAGTTTAAGCGGATTATAAACCATTTCACGCTTCATCTTTTCGGGTACAATCCGAAACGGGTGGTATACCGGTGGCTGGATGATAATCTTATCGCCAGGATTGGTAAAACACTGCAGTGCGAAGGCAATTCCTTTTACAATGCCGGGTATATAGGTTAACCATTCACGCTGGATTTTCCAGTTATGCTTGTAATCGACCCAGTTAATAATGCTTTCGTAGTAGCTGTCGCCGGCAAACGTGTATCCAAATACTTCATGGTTGCAACGTTCCTTCAGGGCATCGACAATAAAATCGGGGGTCCGGAAATCCATATCGGCGACCCATAGGGGAGTGAGGTCTGCATTCCCGTAACGCTCAATCAACGCATCCACTTTTACACAGTTGGTACCTCGTCTGTCAATTATCTCATCAAAATTATAATGTTTCATCCTTCCAGTTTATTTATCATTATAAGGAACAGAGGAGTTCGCCTGTTTATTCCTTACTATTATTAATAAGAACGTAGACCCTTATTTCATCTGCAATACGAATGGAGATGTTTCCGGTTACAAAACCGGGCAAAGATACAAATTAATTGTTTTCTCTTTTATAGATTAACAGTCTTACCCTTAAATTAACGCCTCTAAAGAAGGCTGTTTCCTGTTGATTTAGCCCATATATGCGGGTTTTTATATTAAACTGGAATGTAATCCGCCTTTTTTTATTTATAATTGAAAGAAAAAACAATAAAAAAATGATGAATTCTTTGCAGGTAAAAAATAATGTTCTACATTTGCGCCATCATAAATATTGAATAAACGAAATATGATTAACGGCGTTCTACATAGCATTATTCTCGTGGTGGTTCTTCTAGTCATTAGAAGATAAGGAGAAAGGTGTGTAAGGAATTGCGTGTTGTAAGAAATTCTTAAAGCCTTTCTCTGTAGAGAAGGGCTTTTTTTATTAAAAAAATAAGAACGATAAATAAAAGGAAAGATGAAAAATCCGTTGAGAAGTTCATATAGTACACAAGGCCGTCGTATGGCTGGAGCCCGTGCCTTGTGGCGCGCCAATGGCGTAAAAGAAGATCAGTTTGGCAAACCTATTATAGCAATCGTAAACTCATTTACCCAATTTGTTCCGGGACACATGCACTTGCATGATATCGGTCAGATGGTAAAAAAAAGAATTGAGGAGTTGGGTTGCTTTGCCGCCGAATTCAATACAATTGCAATTGACGACGGTATCGCCATGGGACACGACGGTATGTTGTATTCGCTTCCTTCCAGAGATATTATTGCTGATAGTGTGGAGTATATGGTGAATGCGCACAAAGCTGATGCCATGATCTGTATCAGTAACTGCGATAAAATTACTCCGGGTATGTTGATGGCTGCCATGCGTCTGAATATTCCCACCATATTTGTATCGGGCGGACCAATGGAAGCAGGCGAACTGGACGGAAAGGCTCTCGATCTGATAGATGCAATGATGGATGCCGCAGACGATACAGTGAGTGATGAACAGGTTTCGCGCATTGAACATTCAGCTTGTCCTACTTGCGGAAGCTGTTCAGGAATGTTTACAGCCAACTCGATGAACTGCTTAAACGAAGCGCTTGGTCTTGCTTTACCGGGTAACGGAACAATCGTTGCCACTCATGGCAACCGTAAACGTTTGTTTGAAAACGCAGCTCAATTAATTGTTGAAAATGCTTATAAATATTACCGCGACGGAGACGATTCGGTTCTTCCACGGTCGATCGCCACACGGCAGGCTTTCCTGAATTCAATGGCCCTTGATATTGCAATGGGAGGTTCCACCAATACGGTTCTTCACCTTTTGGCCGTTGCACATGAAGCCGAAGTGGATTTCACCATGAAGGATATCGATGCCCTTTCCCGTAAGATTCCTGTAATATGTAAAGTGGCGCCCAGTTCTTCTTACCATGTACAGGACGTAAACAGGGCTGGTGGAATTCTTGGAATTATGGATGAACTTCTCAAAGCGGGTCTTGTTGATGGTTCGGTGAAACGTGCCGATGGGAGAACGCTGGATGAAGCAGTGGAGGCAATGAGCATTACTAAACCGAACCCGGACGAGATGGCGGTAGCATTATATAAGAGTGCACCGGCTGGAAAGTTTAATCTGGTTATGGGATCGCAGGAATCTGCGTATAAAACATTGGATGCCGACCGTGTTTCGGGGTGTATCAGGGATGTGGAGCATGCCTACGTAAAAGATGGCGGATTAGCTGTATTGTATGGAAACATTGCCGAAGGTGGCTGTGTTGTAAAAACAGCGGGTGTAGACGAAAGTATTTTCCGTTTCTCTGGTCCTGCCAAAGTATTTGATTCGCAGGATGCCGCATGTGATGCTATTCTGAGGAATCAGGTTGTGGCGGGCGATGTGGTTGTTATTACATACGAAGGTCCAAAGGGTGGACCAGGTATGCAGGAAATGCTTTATCCAACAACCTATATTAAATCAAGACATTTAGGAAAAGAGTGCGCCTTAATAACCGACGGACGTTTCAGTGGAGGAACCTCAGGATTGTCTATCGGCCATGTGTCTCCGGAAGCAGCAGCAGGGGGAGCCATCGGGCTGGTTCGTAATGGCGACATCATAGAAATAAATATACCCGAGCGTTCTATTCGGGTGAAACTTGCAGACGAGGAGCTGGCAGAACGAAGAACCGAAGAAGAATCCCGCGGAACAAAGGCATTTACTCCTCAGATTCGCCAGCGTACGGTATCAAAGGCTCTACGTGCCTATGCTAAAATGGTAAGCTCTGCCGATAAAGGAGCAGTAAGAATAGTAGAAGATTAAACACGCAGAACAAAGAAGCATTAATGGTATGGAAACAAAAAAAATAACCGGATCGGAAGCCTTCTTACGCACTTTGATCGCAGAAGGCGTTGATACAATTTTCGGGTATCCCGGGGGGGCTATTATTCCAGTATATGATTGCCTGTATGATTTCAGAGATCAGATAAGACATATATTGGTCCGGCACGAGCAAGGGGCAACCCATGCTGCACAAGGATATGCCCGTGTAAATGGAAAAGTAGGTGTTGCCCTGGTAACCAGCGGTCCGGCTGCAACCAATGCCATTACAGGTATTGCCGATGCAATGATGGACAGTACACCTATCGTTGTGATAACAGGTCAGGTTGCTTCTCCTTTGCTTGGAACGGATGCGTTTCAGGAAACCGATGTGGTGGGTATAACACAACCTATCAGTAAATGGTCTTATCAGATTCGTAAACCAGAAGAAATCGCCTGGGCTATTTCCAGAGCTTTTTATATTGCGTCGACTGGTCGTCCGGGTCCTGTAGTGATAGACTTTGCCAAAGATGCGCAGATCGGATTGGTCGATTATAAATACGAGAAGGTGGATTATATCCGCAGCTATCAGCCGGTTCCAGATCTGGATATGGATCTTATAGCCGAGGCTGCCGACTTAATTAACAATGCTAAAAAACCGTTTGCCTTAGTAGGACAAGGGGTTGTGATCGGCAATGCTGAAAAAGAATTGATGACTTTCCTTGAAAAGGCAGATATTCCTGCGGCTGCTACCGTGCTTGGACTTTCGGCAATGCCTACCGATTTTCATTTGAATAAGGGCATGTTGGGAATGCATGGAAATGTAGGGCCTAACCGTAAAACCAATGAGTGCGATGTGCTGATTGCCATTGGTATGCGTTTCGACGACCGTGTTACGGGAGATTTAAAGACCTATGCCAAACAGGCTAAGATAATTCATTTCGATATTGATATTTCCGAGATAGGAAAGAATGTGATTCCTGCAGTTCCGGTGGCTGGCAATGCCAAGTATACTTTGGCTGCTATAACGGAATTGATTACGCCGGCCAAACATACCGAATGGGTCGATTCATTTAAGGTCGACGAAAAAGAGGAAGACGAGAAGGTTATTCAGGATGAACTTTTTCCAAAGTCAGGCATGTTGAGGATGGGAGAGGTGATACGCCGGGTTTCCGAAGCAACCAACAATGATGCAATTCTTGTAACGGATGTAGGTCAGAATCAAATGATGGCAGTTCGTTATTTTAAATACAAGCAAACCCGAAGTGTTGTTACCAGCGGAGGCTTGGGAACCATGGGCTTTGGTTTACCTGCGGCCATTGGAGCAAAGGTGGGAGCACCAAACCGTGAAGTTTGTATGTTCTGTGGCGATGGTGGTATTCAGATGACTATACAGGAGTTTGGTACTATTATGCAGGAGCATCTTAACGTAAAAATGATCATTCTTAATAACAACTTCCTCGGAATGGTTCGTCAGTGGCAGGAGCTTTTCTATAAGGAGCGTTACTCCGCAACCATCATGGAGAACCCCGATTTTGTTGCCATTGCCGCGGCTTATAAAATTGCCGCAAAGCATATATACGAGCGTGAAGAACTGGATGGAGCTATCAAGGAAATGCTTTCGCACGACGGCCCCTATCTGTTGGTGGCTGAAGTGGAAGAAAGAGGGATGGTTTATCCGATGGTGCCCGCCGGGACATGCGTGACTAATATCATTATGGGTGATAATCAATAAAAACGGGAGGAAATAATATGTCAGATAAAACATTATATACCGTTACTATTTTTTCGGAGAATACCGTCGGGTTACTTAATCAGATCACGATTATCTTTACCCGTCGTCAACTAAACATTGAAACGTTGTCGGTATCTCCTTCGGCATTGCAAGGAATACACAAGTTCACCATAACTACTTTTTCGGACGAATCTACAATCGATAAAATAGTAAAGCAGATTGATAAGCGGGTGGATATCCTAAAGGCATTTTACAATACGGACGAAGATCTTGTTTTTCAGGAGATAGCTTTGTATAAGTTAAGTACCGAATTGTTTCTGAAGATGGGATCTGTCGAAGAACTTATCCGGAAACACAATGCCCGTATTCTGGAAATTAATGAAGTATGCGTTGTGCTGGAAAAGACAGGACATTATGTTGAAACACAGGCTTTATTTAAAGAATTAAGCGAATCGATCGGTGTTTTGCAATTTATTCGCTCTGGTAGAATAGCCATTAATAAAAGCAAGGTCGAACGTTTGAGCGACATGCTTTCTTTAATGGAAAAGAAAAGACTGGAAAAAGAAGCAGACTATCATGAGTAAAATAGGTGAGTTCCATTTTGTTTCAGAATCTTATTTATTGGATTTCAGAGGCCGTGTAACAATTCCCATGATGGGGAATTACCTGCTTCATGCATCTAGCACGCATGCTGAACAAAGGGGCTTCGGGTTTAATGATATGAAAAAACAGGGATGTGCGTGGGTGCTTTCGCGAATGGTCATCGAGATGATTTCTCATCCAACCATGCTGCAGCCATTCACTATTACAACCTGGGTGGAAGAGATAAATAAGTTCTTTACCAGCCGTTGTTTTGCCATAAGAAACGAAGCGGGAGAGGCTATCGGGTATTGTCGTACCTTGTGGGCGGCCATTGATCTGGAAACACGCAAGCCAACCGATTTATCTTTGCTGCAAAATAACCTGGGTTCTTTTATCGTGGATGAACCTTGTCCGATCGAGAAGCCGGGAAAGATTCAGGCCGCAGAGCGTGATACGCCGGGAATGCCTTACAAGGTCTGTTATAGCGACCTGGATGTGAACGGGCATCTCAACAGCATAAAGTATATGGAGCATCTGCTCAATATGTTCGATATCGAGATGTTTAGACACAAAGAGGTAAGCCGTTTCGAAATAGCCTATTTGGCTGAGGGAAAATATGGAATGGAATTATCCTTGCATAAAAAAGAAATTACTCCCGACCGGTATATTACTTCTATTTGCGATGAAGCAGGTAAAGCAATATGTCGTGCGGAAATAACATGGAAATAATAAAGTATAATTGGTTTTTAATCTTAAAATAGAAAAAAAATGGCAGTAATGAATTTCGGCGGTGTAGAAGAAAACGTAGTTACCCGCGAAGAGTTTCCATTGGAAAAGGCAAGAGAAGTATTGAAAAATGAAACAATTGCAATCATTGGTTATGGTGTACAGGGCCCGGGTCAGAGCCTTAACCTGCGCGATAATGGATTCAATGTAATCGTTGGTCAGCGTAAGGAATCAAAAACATGGGACAAGGCTGTTGCAGATGGTTGGGTACCAGGCGAAACGTTGTTTGATATAGAAGAAGCTTGCGAAAAAGCAACGATCATCCAGTATCTTCTTTCGGATGCTGCGCAGATTGAAGTTTGGCCAACTGTACAGAAACATCTTACTCCGGGTAAGGCTCTTTACTTCTCTCATGGCTTTGCAATCACTTACAAAGAACGTACAGGGATTGTTCCTCCTGCTGATGTTGATGTTATTCTAGTTGCTCCAAAAGGTTCAGGAACGAGTCTTCGTCGTATGTTCCTGCAAGGTCGCGGCTTGAACTCTAGCTACGCTATTTTCCAGGATGCTACAGGTAAAGCATACGATCGTGTTGTTGCTTTAGGTATTGGCGTTGGTTCTGGTTACTTATTCGAAACTACTTTCAAACGTGAAGTATATTCAGACTTAACCGGCGAACGTGGTACATTGATGGGTGCTATCCAGGGTATTTTTGCTGCTCAGTACGACACTCTTCGTGCCAATGGACATACTCCATCCGAAGCATTCAACGAAACAGTTGAAGAACTTACTCAGAGTCTTATGCCTCTGGTAGCAGAAAACGGAATGGACTGGATGTATGCAAACTGCTCTACAACGGCTCAACGTGGTGCTTTGGATTGGTGGAAGAAGTTCCGCGATGCAAGCAAGCCTGTATTTGAAGAACTTTACAGCGAAGTTGCCAAAGGTAACGAAGCGCAGCGTTCTATTGATACAAACAGCAAACCAGACTACCGTAAGGGTCTTGAAGAAGAATTGAAAGAAATGCGCGAAAGCGAAATGTGGCAGGCCGGTATGGTAGTTCGTAAACTACGTCCGGAAAACAACTAATCGGATTTTCTGCAAGTATAAAAGCCCGGAAGTATTCAACTGAATGCATCCGGGCTTTCTTTTTTATTTGATGTAGCAACTTATAAGGGCATGTTGCCATGCTTTTTAGGCGGATGGGTAACACTCTTGTTTTGTGTCATTTCTAGTGCCTGGATTAGTTTAAAACGAGTTTGCTTAGGCAGGATAATCTCATCTATATATCCCAATTCGGCAGCACGGTACGGATTGGCAAACTTTTGGGTATATTCGTTTATAGCCTCAGCTTTAGCCTCTTCATTTTGGGAACGATACAGGATGTTTACTGCTCCCGAAGCACCCATAACGGCAATTTCTGCCATGGGATAAGCCAGGTTTACGTCGGCGCCGGTCTGCTTGCTTGACATTACTATATAGGCACCCCCGTAAGCTTTGCGCGTAATAAGGGTAATTTTAGGAACAGTAGCTTCTGCATACGCATAAACGACCTTGGCTCCGTGACGGATTATGCCGTTATGCTCCTGATTGGTACCCGGCAAGAAGCCCGGAACATCTTCGAAAGTAATGAGGGGGATATTAAAACAGTCGCAGAAGCGAATAAAGCGTGCGGCTTTGTCTGATGCATCAATATCCAGCACCCCGGCATAATAGGCCGGCTGGTTGGCCACAATACCAACAGAACGTCCTCCCATACGGGCAAATCCAATTACCACGTTCTTAGCAAACAAAGGCATTACTTCGAAGAAATAATGGTCGTCCACCACCGGTTCAATAATATCTTTTATATCGTATGGTATATTGGGATCGTCTGGAATAACATGTTGAAGATCCTCTTCTTCCCTTCGTATATCATCATTACATGGACGGATAGGAGCATCTTCCATATTGTTTGAAGGAAGAAAACTTAACAGCTCGCGTATACCCGTCAGCGTTTCCTCTTCGGTATCATTCATAAAATGCGCCACCCCACTTTGAGCTGTGTGGGTATAGGCCCCGCCAAGCTCTTCTTTGGAAACCTCTTCGTGGGTTACAGCCTTTACCACATCCGGACCGGTTACAAACATGTGACTCTTTTCTTTTACCATAAAGATAAAATCGGTCAGTGCCGGCGAGTAACAAGCACCTCCGGCACACGGGCCCAGAATGGCCGAAATCTGTGGAATTACACCCGAAGAAAGCGTGTTTTGATAGAAAATGGAAGCATAACCGGTAAGACTTTCGACCCCTTCCTGTATTCGGGCGCCACCCGAATCGTTCAACGCAATTACCGGTGCTCCGTTTTTAAGTGCCAATGTCTGCACTTTAATGATTTTATTGGCATTGGATGCGCTAAGAGATCCCCCCAGTACGGTGAAATCATAGGCATAAACAAAAACCAGCCGGCCATCTATTTTACCATAACCCGAAACAACCCCGTCGCCGGCCATCTTCGATTTCTCCATGTTAAAGTCCGTGCAACGGTGCACAACCAACTTATCCATTTCCACAAAAGTTCCCTTATCCAGCAACAGGTCTATGCGTTCGCGGGCAGTTAGTTTACCGGCTTCGTGTTGCTTATCTATTTTGTTGATTCCCCCTCCAAGCAAAGCAGCCTTGTCGAGCTCAATAAATTCCTTGTATCGTTTTTCGTTTTCCATCTTATTCTTCTTTATTATTAATTTCGAGGGTAATCAATACCTGATCGTTTGTTACGGTATCGCCTTCTTTAACAAATACATCTTTCACACTACAGTCGGAGTTCACCTTGTAATTGCTTTGCATTTTCATCGCCTCAATTACCACTACGGTATCACCCGCCAACAGCTTGTCTCCCTCTTTTACAAGAACCTTCACCACTTTTCCCGGCATGGGAGCGACTATCTTATTATCCGGTTTGATTTCATCTTTGCGTCGCATACGCAGGTACTTGGCTTGTGTATCCACAATCTCCACCGGATAGGACGAAAAGTAGGTGCTCACTTTATAAACGCGTCCGTTTTCTGACCGTATAAGCTCTGCATTATAGGACTTCCCTTCGTGTAAGATAGAGCAATAACCATTTTCCACAATCGTAATATCCACCTCAAATTCCTTACCGTCTATAGTAAGTAATACCTTGTTACCCTCTTTGCTCTTTAATTCCACTTCAGCAACTCTGTTCCCTATATGTATTTCCATAACATTCCTTTTAAATTCTTAATACTCCCTTTTGCATTCCAAATTCTTTCCACCGGCTGATCAGTCTGTTATCCGACGTTTGAGGCGATTTGTTTTCATCCAGATTCATCAGGTAATCAATATAGGCGGCAATCAGGGCAATGTTTTCGGACTTTTCTTTGTTGATGCTAACCCCTTTGATCAAAAAGGCTGCATTGGTCTCAATAAATTTGGTATCGTACGTACCCTGTTCGAAATCGGGTGTATCCAATAAATGACGCAGGTAACTGATATTCGTTTTAATCCCCGTGATTTTATATTCGTGAAGGACGCGCTTCATCCGCTCGATGGCAAATTTGCGGGAAGTAGCCCATACAATCAGTTTTCCTATCATTGGATCGTAGTAGACAGGTATTTCGTAGCCCTCGTAGGCATAACTGTCTATGCGTACTCCAATGCCGGTGGGTTCGGAAAGTTGACGAATAATTCCGGGAGAAGGCATGAAATTGTTTTCGGTGTCTTCAGCACAAATACGACACTCAATGGCATGTCCGCGCTGAACAATGTCTTCCTGACGTAAATGCAGTCGTTCGCCATTGGCTACACGTATTTGCTCCTTCACCAGATCTACACCAAGTACCTCTTCGGTGATGGGATGTTCTACCTGCAGACGCGTATTCATCTCCAAAAAATAAAAGTTGTATTCGTTATCCACAAGGAACTCGATGGTTCCAGCATTTATATAGTTTACTGCTTTTGCCGCGGCAACGGCTTTCTTTCCCATCTCTTCACGAAGAGCCTGAGTAATAAAAGGAGAAGGTGATTCTTCCACCATTTTCTGATTCCGTCGCTGGATGGAACATTCCCGTTCACAGAGGTGTATTACATTCCCGTAGTTGTCGCCTAAAATT is from uncultured Macellibacteroides sp. and encodes:
- a CDS encoding FKBP-type peptidyl-prolyl cis-trans isomerase, with translation MKIAANKFVSVTYDLNVGEGGEQELMERASVEAPLSFIFGTDSMLPAFEKALAGLEVGGKFDFSLSPADAYGEYDDEHVLDLPKHIFEVDGKFDDEMIQEGNTVPMMDSNGNRLNGSVLEVGEETIKMDFNHPLAGETLHFTGEVLDVHEPTAEELAKLLAPAGGCSCGSDGEGCGSGCGCGSEEKEESGCGCGSGCGCH
- a CDS encoding PatB family C-S lyase, encoding MKHYNFDEIIDRRGTNCVKVDALIERYGNADLTPLWVADMDFRTPDFIVDALKERCNHEVFGYTFAGDSYYESIINWVDYKHNWKIQREWLTYIPGIVKGIAFALQCFTNPGDKIIIQPPVYHPFRIVPEKMKREMVYNPLKLVDGIYKMDFDQLESVIDGCKVLILCNPHNPAGIVWDNETLAKLADLCAKHGVLIISDEIHAELTYPQSPHHPFAVASEAAANNSITFMAPSKTFNIAGIVTSYAIVPNKAIREKFYSFLEAGEFNDGTIFAYEATTAAYSYGAEWLQQMRTYIMENVRFVDTFLKTKLPKIKAYEPQASFLIWLDCKELGLSQSELVKLFRDKAGLALNDGSIFGKEGEGFMRLNIGCPRSVIEESLNRLKKAVEQK
- the ilvD gene encoding dihydroxy-acid dehydratase, with protein sequence MKNPLRSSYSTQGRRMAGARALWRANGVKEDQFGKPIIAIVNSFTQFVPGHMHLHDIGQMVKKRIEELGCFAAEFNTIAIDDGIAMGHDGMLYSLPSRDIIADSVEYMVNAHKADAMICISNCDKITPGMLMAAMRLNIPTIFVSGGPMEAGELDGKALDLIDAMMDAADDTVSDEQVSRIEHSACPTCGSCSGMFTANSMNCLNEALGLALPGNGTIVATHGNRKRLFENAAQLIVENAYKYYRDGDDSVLPRSIATRQAFLNSMALDIAMGGSTNTVLHLLAVAHEAEVDFTMKDIDALSRKIPVICKVAPSSSYHVQDVNRAGGILGIMDELLKAGLVDGSVKRADGRTLDEAVEAMSITKPNPDEMAVALYKSAPAGKFNLVMGSQESAYKTLDADRVSGCIRDVEHAYVKDGGLAVLYGNIAEGGCVVKTAGVDESIFRFSGPAKVFDSQDAACDAILRNQVVAGDVVVITYEGPKGGPGMQEMLYPTTYIKSRHLGKECALITDGRFSGGTSGLSIGHVSPEAAAGGAIGLVRNGDIIEINIPERSIRVKLADEELAERRTEEESRGTKAFTPQIRQRTVSKALRAYAKMVSSADKGAVRIVED
- the ilvB gene encoding biosynthetic-type acetolactate synthase large subunit, which codes for METKKITGSEAFLRTLIAEGVDTIFGYPGGAIIPVYDCLYDFRDQIRHILVRHEQGATHAAQGYARVNGKVGVALVTSGPAATNAITGIADAMMDSTPIVVITGQVASPLLGTDAFQETDVVGITQPISKWSYQIRKPEEIAWAISRAFYIASTGRPGPVVIDFAKDAQIGLVDYKYEKVDYIRSYQPVPDLDMDLIAEAADLINNAKKPFALVGQGVVIGNAEKELMTFLEKADIPAAATVLGLSAMPTDFHLNKGMLGMHGNVGPNRKTNECDVLIAIGMRFDDRVTGDLKTYAKQAKIIHFDIDISEIGKNVIPAVPVAGNAKYTLAAITELITPAKHTEWVDSFKVDEKEEDEKVIQDELFPKSGMLRMGEVIRRVSEATNNDAILVTDVGQNQMMAVRYFKYKQTRSVVTSGGLGTMGFGLPAAIGAKVGAPNREVCMFCGDGGIQMTIQEFGTIMQEHLNVKMIILNNNFLGMVRQWQELFYKERYSATIMENPDFVAIAAAYKIAAKHIYEREELDGAIKEMLSHDGPYLLVAEVEERGMVYPMVPAGTCVTNIIMGDNQ
- the ilvN gene encoding acetolactate synthase small subunit — encoded protein: MSDKTLYTVTIFSENTVGLLNQITIIFTRRQLNIETLSVSPSALQGIHKFTITTFSDESTIDKIVKQIDKRVDILKAFYNTDEDLVFQEIALYKLSTELFLKMGSVEELIRKHNARILEINEVCVVLEKTGHYVETQALFKELSESIGVLQFIRSGRIAINKSKVERLSDMLSLMEKKRLEKEADYHE
- a CDS encoding acyl-ACP thioesterase domain-containing protein: MSKIGEFHFVSESYLLDFRGRVTIPMMGNYLLHASSTHAEQRGFGFNDMKKQGCAWVLSRMVIEMISHPTMLQPFTITTWVEEINKFFTSRCFAIRNEAGEAIGYCRTLWAAIDLETRKPTDLSLLQNNLGSFIVDEPCPIEKPGKIQAAERDTPGMPYKVCYSDLDVNGHLNSIKYMEHLLNMFDIEMFRHKEVSRFEIAYLAEGKYGMELSLHKKEITPDRYITSICDEAGKAICRAEITWK
- the ilvC gene encoding ketol-acid reductoisomerase; amino-acid sequence: MAVMNFGGVEENVVTREEFPLEKAREVLKNETIAIIGYGVQGPGQSLNLRDNGFNVIVGQRKESKTWDKAVADGWVPGETLFDIEEACEKATIIQYLLSDAAQIEVWPTVQKHLTPGKALYFSHGFAITYKERTGIVPPADVDVILVAPKGSGTSLRRMFLQGRGLNSSYAIFQDATGKAYDRVVALGIGVGSGYLFETTFKREVYSDLTGERGTLMGAIQGIFAAQYDTLRANGHTPSEAFNETVEELTQSLMPLVAENGMDWMYANCSTTAQRGALDWWKKFRDASKPVFEELYSEVAKGNEAQRSIDTNSKPDYRKGLEEELKEMRESEMWQAGMVVRKLRPENN
- a CDS encoding acyl-CoA carboxylase subunit beta, with amino-acid sequence MENEKRYKEFIELDKAALLGGGINKIDKQHEAGKLTARERIDLLLDKGTFVEMDKLVVHRCTDFNMEKSKMAGDGVVSGYGKIDGRLVFVYAYDFTVLGGSLSASNANKIIKVQTLALKNGAPVIALNDSGGARIQEGVESLTGYASIFYQNTLSSGVIPQISAILGPCAGGACYSPALTDFIFMVKEKSHMFVTGPDVVKAVTHEEVSKEELGGAYTHTAQSGVAHFMNDTEEETLTGIRELLSFLPSNNMEDAPIRPCNDDIRREEEDLQHVIPDDPNIPYDIKDIIEPVVDDHYFFEVMPLFAKNVVIGFARMGGRSVGIVANQPAYYAGVLDIDASDKAARFIRFCDCFNIPLITFEDVPGFLPGTNQEHNGIIRHGAKVVYAYAEATVPKITLITRKAYGGAYIVMSSKQTGADVNLAYPMAEIAVMGASGAVNILYRSQNEEAKAEAINEYTQKFANPYRAAELGYIDEIILPKQTRFKLIQALEMTQNKSVTHPPKKHGNMPL
- a CDS encoding biotin/lipoyl-containing protein gives rise to the protein MEIHIGNRVAEVELKSKEGNKVLLTIDGKEFEVDITIVENGYCSILHEGKSYNAELIRSENGRVYKVSTYFSSYPVEIVDTQAKYLRMRRKDEIKPDNKIVAPMPGKVVKVLVKEGDKLLAGDTVVVIEAMKMQSNYKVNSDCSVKDVFVKEGDTVTNDQVLITLEINNKEE